One Alicyclobacillus acidoterrestris DNA window includes the following coding sequences:
- a CDS encoding ExeA family protein: protein MFESFYGFTHTPFSRDIPTDELYMSSTLEDILGRLKYAAERQWFAVVTGDCGTGKTTTIRRFSEALEQSKFKILYLSDSKLTPRHFYKGMLEQLGCEAKFYRGDAKRQLHREIELMRGIHSLSPVVVVDEAHLLDREMLEEVRFLLNFKMDAQSPMALILVGQSELWERLNLQAYAAIRQRIDLQCKLHHYDRAEIGAYIERHLAYAVAGQQSIFSDKAVDEIYRFSGGAPRLVNKLCTHCLMYGAQNRQRIIDDHMVERVIQGECS, encoded by the coding sequence GTGTTTGAATCGTTCTACGGCTTTACTCACACGCCCTTCTCACGAGATATTCCAACAGATGAACTCTACATGTCATCTACACTGGAGGACATTCTCGGTCGGCTGAAGTATGCTGCGGAGCGTCAGTGGTTCGCAGTGGTGACTGGAGATTGTGGAACCGGAAAAACCACAACCATCCGTCGTTTCTCGGAGGCGCTGGAACAGTCGAAGTTCAAAATTCTGTACCTGTCGGATTCTAAGCTGACCCCACGACATTTTTACAAGGGGATGCTCGAGCAACTCGGTTGCGAGGCTAAGTTTTATCGCGGCGACGCGAAACGTCAATTGCATCGTGAGATTGAGCTGATGCGTGGGATACATAGCCTCAGTCCAGTTGTGGTCGTAGACGAAGCACATTTGCTAGATCGGGAGATGCTCGAGGAAGTAAGATTTCTTTTGAATTTTAAAATGGATGCGCAAAGTCCTATGGCGCTAATTCTCGTCGGACAGAGTGAGCTCTGGGAACGGCTCAACTTACAGGCTTACGCCGCCATTCGGCAACGCATTGATCTACAGTGTAAGTTGCATCACTACGACCGCGCTGAAATCGGGGCATACATTGAACGTCATCTAGCCTACGCGGTAGCTGGACAGCAATCTATTTTCTCGGATAAGGCTGTCGATGAAATCTATCGTTTCTCGGGTGGAGCTCCACGACTGGTCAACAAACTCTGTACGCACTGTCTCATGTATGGGGCTCAAAATCGGCAACGGATCATCGACGACCACATGGTCGAGCGCGTCATTCAAGGTGAATGCTCATGA
- a CDS encoding DDE-type integrase/transposase/recombinase: MKDWKKAEDVAVYRVQLLSPLLEDGLDSAQLRRRKAEICAQTGLSERTLRRYLATFREQGFEGLKPRSKSSRRAQVIPDEILEEAILLRREVPSRSVSQIIRILEWEGKVAPGEIRRTTLQEKLARRGYSAGHMRMYAETGVAARRFQRRHRNQLWQSDIKFGPYLPIGTNGSKQQVYLVVMLDDATRFVLHGRFYPTLDQTIVEDCFRQAVQKHGIPEAIYFDNGKQFRTKWMTRTCSKLGTRLLYAKPYAPESKGKIERFNRIVDSFLDEIAAAKPKTLEQLNQQFEVWLSECYQNQPHSALQNQMSPETAYRSDHKAIRFISPESIADAFLHAETRKVDKSGCINFMGKKYEVGLSFIGCKVNVIYDPADITELTIEYAGHQPWTVGELVIGERAGQRPKLPERFENQNVDTSRLLDAAEKKHQDRIERITPAVRYDAVWKEENGRV, translated from the coding sequence ATGAAAGATTGGAAAAAAGCGGAGGATGTGGCCGTGTATCGTGTTCAGTTGCTGTCTCCACTTTTGGAAGATGGACTGGATTCAGCGCAACTTCGCAGACGCAAGGCAGAGATCTGTGCACAGACCGGGTTATCGGAACGAACATTGCGCCGCTATTTAGCTACATTTCGTGAACAAGGTTTTGAGGGACTCAAACCGAGGTCAAAATCTAGCCGTCGAGCTCAGGTGATCCCGGATGAGATTCTGGAAGAGGCCATTTTGTTGCGCAGAGAGGTTCCTTCTCGAAGCGTCTCGCAGATCATTCGTATTCTCGAATGGGAAGGAAAAGTGGCACCTGGGGAAATTCGGAGAACAACTCTTCAAGAGAAACTTGCTCGTCGAGGATATAGTGCCGGACACATGCGAATGTATGCTGAAACCGGTGTGGCAGCGCGTAGGTTTCAGCGCCGTCACCGCAATCAGTTGTGGCAATCGGACATCAAGTTTGGCCCTTATCTCCCCATTGGAACGAATGGTTCAAAGCAACAGGTCTATCTCGTGGTTATGTTGGATGACGCAACTCGTTTTGTTCTCCACGGGAGGTTTTACCCCACGCTGGACCAAACCATTGTGGAAGACTGCTTTCGCCAAGCTGTACAAAAGCACGGTATACCAGAGGCTATCTACTTTGACAACGGCAAACAATTCAGAACCAAATGGATGACTCGAACCTGTTCAAAGCTCGGGACACGGCTGCTTTACGCGAAACCCTATGCGCCGGAGTCGAAGGGAAAAATAGAGCGGTTTAATCGTATCGTCGACTCGTTTCTGGACGAAATCGCTGCGGCGAAACCTAAGACATTGGAACAATTGAATCAACAATTTGAGGTCTGGTTAAGTGAATGTTATCAGAACCAACCTCACTCCGCACTTCAGAATCAGATGAGCCCCGAGACTGCCTATCGTAGCGACCATAAAGCCATTCGTTTCATCTCACCAGAGAGCATCGCGGATGCCTTTTTGCATGCCGAAACTCGAAAAGTGGACAAGTCCGGTTGTATCAACTTCATGGGTAAGAAGTATGAAGTGGGTCTGTCATTCATCGGTTGTAAGGTGAATGTCATATACGACCCTGCAGATATCACGGAACTCACCATCGAATACGCGGGTCACCAGCCTTGGACTGTGGGAGAACTGGTGATTGGTGAACGGGCTGGGCAAAGACCTAAACTGCCAGAGCGGTTCGAGAACCAAAACGTTGACACATCTCGTCTGTTGGATGCAGCCGAGAAGAAGCATCAGGATCGGATTGAGCGTATCACGCCTGCAGTCCGCTATGACGCGGTCTGGAAGGAGGAGAATGGTCGTGTTTGA
- a CDS encoding DUF5348 domain-containing protein, with translation MARRLQMFYDPELSRWVVEGKNEWYSLHCGEIVQFHIERTTLSGRLELGRTSWYIISGDVAFGLLENRRYLVSVDL, from the coding sequence ATGGCACGGAGATTACAGATGTTCTACGATCCAGAGTTGTCGCGTTGGGTGGTTGAGGGCAAAAATGAGTGGTACAGTTTGCACTGCGGGGAGATTGTGCAATTTCACATTGAACGCACAACGCTTAGTGGACGGCTAGAGCTTGGACGAACATCTTGGTACATCATCAGCGGCGACGTCGCGTTTGGACTCTTAGAAAATCGGCGATATTTGGTTAGCGTCGACCTTTAG
- a CDS encoding MFS transporter: MIEERRSGTSWKSILRIMAAVQFCMSIAFSSSNPFMALYVEQLGVHNPRYVDILTGIIQGMTPLMAAIMSPFWGSLSDRSGRKMMVLRSTIAIGIFTGILGLAQSTWQLMIIRGFQGAFSGFSAASIALVASVIPQDRLGFSLGWIQTSSMVGTLVGPLLGGVAADYFKNYHMVFFLTTIFAFIAFTITLLFVQEPKGKLAPTRKKPSLVGQFRAIKELKMVRPMFIVLFLTQFTVMSVQPVLSVFMKQLAGNVGYLNTIAGFAFAVTGLADLIASPFLGKRSDKIGYRRVLTICMTGAGLFYLPQALSPNIWVFIASRFGLGMFIGGILPTANALIGRMAPSDKRGQIYGFTSSATFLGSFAGPLLGGVGSAAFGIRTMLGVAGALYICNMLWVRWKVREPGSVEQQS, encoded by the coding sequence ATGATTGAAGAACGTCGTTCCGGGACTTCCTGGAAATCTATACTGCGGATTATGGCCGCCGTTCAGTTTTGTATGTCGATTGCTTTCTCCAGTTCGAACCCCTTTATGGCGCTTTACGTCGAGCAATTGGGTGTTCACAACCCTCGATACGTCGACATCCTGACAGGTATCATTCAAGGGATGACGCCCTTGATGGCCGCCATCATGTCACCATTTTGGGGTTCATTGTCTGATAGAAGCGGCCGCAAAATGATGGTGTTGCGGTCTACCATCGCTATCGGGATTTTTACCGGCATTCTCGGGTTGGCTCAGAGCACTTGGCAACTTATGATTATCCGAGGGTTCCAAGGAGCTTTCAGCGGATTTTCAGCGGCGTCTATCGCACTGGTCGCGAGCGTGATTCCCCAAGACAGGTTAGGATTTTCGCTGGGGTGGATTCAGACCTCCAGTATGGTGGGGACGCTCGTTGGACCGTTGTTGGGCGGCGTGGCTGCGGACTATTTCAAAAACTATCATATGGTCTTCTTTCTCACGACGATTTTCGCATTCATCGCTTTTACGATCACACTGCTATTTGTCCAAGAACCTAAGGGTAAACTTGCGCCGACGAGGAAAAAGCCGTCCTTAGTTGGTCAGTTTAGGGCAATCAAAGAGTTGAAGATGGTTCGCCCGATGTTCATTGTGTTGTTTTTGACGCAGTTTACGGTCATGAGTGTACAGCCTGTCCTTTCGGTATTTATGAAACAGTTGGCAGGGAATGTTGGATATTTGAATACCATAGCGGGCTTTGCATTTGCGGTGACTGGACTCGCTGACTTGATTGCATCTCCGTTCCTTGGCAAACGAAGCGATAAAATCGGCTATCGTCGAGTGTTGACCATTTGTATGACGGGGGCGGGGCTATTTTATCTGCCTCAGGCGTTGTCTCCAAACATTTGGGTGTTTATCGCGTCAAGGTTTGGTCTTGGCATGTTCATTGGGGGTATTTTGCCAACGGCCAATGCGTTGATTGGGCGAATGGCTCCGAGTGATAAGCGCGGACAAATTTATGGATTCACGTCCAGCGCGACGTTTTTGGGCAGTTTTGCTGGGCCACTTCTCGGTGGTGTCGGATCAGCGGCCTTTGGCATTCGCACCATGCTCGGTGTGGCGGGTGCACTATATATCTGTAATATGCTTTGGGTGAGATGGAAAGTTCGAGAACCTGGCAGTGTCGAACAACAATCGTAA
- a CDS encoding DUF6431 domain-containing protein yields MSSPPEFFVRSEECIPCPCCQGQLVVCGSRRRRYTQSNGDQLTLIIRRLRCTECHRIHHELPDILVPYKRYDRESIEQIITESSPSVGADESTIRRVRQWFETWSSYATGCLVAIANRHGRVLEPSYPTQSSLHRIGHLVGDAVGWMARAVRPIANLHLWTHTRSAFVSASSLSTIQANPT; encoded by the coding sequence TTCGGAGTGAGGAATGCATCCCGTGTCCTTGCTGTCAGGGCCAACTTGTTGTATGCGGAAGCCGACGTAGACGTTATACGCAGAGTAACGGTGACCAACTCACCCTTATCATTCGGCGCCTTCGTTGCACGGAGTGTCATCGTATCCACCACGAACTCCCAGATATTCTTGTGCCCTACAAGCGCTATGACCGAGAAAGTATAGAGCAGATCATTACCGAATCATCCCCTTCAGTGGGGGCGGACGAATCCACCATCCGCCGTGTCCGTCAATGGTTCGAGACATGGTCTTCGTATGCTACCGGTTGTCTGGTTGCTATTGCAAACCGTCACGGCCGTGTGTTGGAACCGTCCTATCCAACACAATCCTCACTCCATCGAATTGGACATTTGGTCGGCGACGCCGTCGGGTGGATGGCCCGTGCTGTCCGCCCTATTGCAAATCTACATTTGTGGACACATACCCGTTCTGCCTTTGTGTCCGCTTCTTCTCTGTCTACTATTCAGGCTAACCCCACTTGA
- a CDS encoding LysR substrate-binding domain-containing protein, producing the protein MNSSPQPQGYQGLGIAFLPLSAIQQELQDGRLFTFQFPTGYQPVQSYIIVTKTKGHITPSAAQLMNYLRGDSLT; encoded by the coding sequence GTGAATAGTTCACCGCAGCCTCAAGGGTATCAAGGACTCGGAATCGCCTTCCTACCGTTAAGCGCTATTCAACAGGAACTCCAAGATGGCCGCTTATTTACCTTTCAATTTCCTACGGGATACCAGCCCGTTCAAAGCTACATTATCGTCACGAAAACCAAAGGTCATATTACACCCAGCGCAGCGCAGTTAATGAATTATCTCCGTGGGGACAGCCTTACTTGA
- a CDS encoding zinc-binding dehydrogenase encodes MPRPGDSIAIYGCGAVGLSAMMAAKIAGCSTIVAVEVHDSRLELAKELGATHVLNGKTVDVISEIKKITNGGTHYAVETTGVTPVVLQSVRALRALGTVAIVGATGEVTFNVQLDIMGEGKSVVGVVEGDAVPQLFIPKLISYYKEGKFPFDRLVGFYEFEQINQAFEDSKNGSVVKPILRIS; translated from the coding sequence ATGCCCCGCCCTGGGGATTCCATCGCGATTTATGGGTGTGGAGCTGTGGGATTGAGCGCAATGATGGCTGCAAAAATTGCTGGGTGCTCTACCATTGTTGCCGTTGAAGTCCATGACAGCCGTCTCGAATTGGCAAAAGAGCTAGGGGCTACCCACGTGCTGAATGGGAAGACGGTTGATGTCATTTCGGAGATTAAAAAGATCACCAATGGTGGAACACACTATGCCGTTGAGACCACGGGTGTTACGCCTGTTGTTCTACAGTCTGTAAGGGCTTTACGTGCTTTGGGTACGGTGGCTATCGTTGGCGCGACTGGTGAGGTTACGTTCAACGTTCAGTTGGATATCATGGGCGAAGGTAAATCTGTCGTCGGGGTCGTTGAAGGCGACGCTGTTCCACAGTTATTCATTCCGAAGCTCATTAGCTACTACAAGGAAGGCAAATTCCCATTTGACCGTCTCGTGGGATTTTATGAGTTCGAGCAAATTAATCAGGCGTTTGAGGATTCAAAAAATGGTTCGGTGGTCAAACCGATTTTGCGGATTAGCTAA
- a CDS encoding helix-turn-helix domain-containing protein — protein sequence MHETSNDEAKRLAERVGVRLRHIRREHNLSLDELAEKTGVSKLTLGKIERGEANPTLAMMWKITRGLSVPLTALLTMEEQVDISRSGEGFQLVGGDGNWVIEPMFTMSTYGTTELSRAFLEPHSQFTERHHAGSIEIATVMSGSLSILVEGTEHVLKPFDSIRFHADCEHTYLNSSDTPVVLHLMLTYRNPD from the coding sequence ATGCATGAGACATCCAACGATGAAGCGAAGCGGTTAGCGGAACGCGTTGGAGTTCGACTGCGACACATTCGTCGCGAGCACAATTTGAGTTTGGATGAATTGGCAGAGAAAACAGGGGTGAGTAAACTCACCTTGGGGAAAATCGAGCGCGGCGAAGCAAATCCAACACTTGCGATGATGTGGAAGATTACACGAGGTTTGTCTGTACCGCTGACAGCGTTGTTGACGATGGAGGAACAGGTGGACATCTCGCGTTCAGGTGAAGGATTTCAATTGGTGGGTGGCGACGGCAACTGGGTTATTGAGCCCATGTTTACGATGTCGACCTACGGAACGACCGAGCTTAGCCGAGCGTTTCTGGAGCCGCACAGCCAATTTACAGAACGGCATCATGCGGGTTCTATTGAAATTGCTACGGTTATGTCCGGAAGCCTCAGCATTTTGGTCGAAGGGACCGAGCACGTGTTAAAACCCTTTGACTCAATTCGGTTTCACGCAGACTGTGAGCACACCTATCTCAATTCGAGTGACACGCCTGTTGTGCTCCATTTGATGTTGACCTACCGCAACCCGGATTGA
- a CDS encoding SDR family oxidoreductase: MKMLVTGATGKLGSMVVETLLKTVPATELAVSVRDVKKAESLRARGVEVRHGDFDHPETLISAFAGVDRLLIISADGDNETRIRQHTDAVAAAAEAKVGFIAYTSLVNAQESKMFLSPPHRATEEAILKTGIPYSFLRNNWYVENELSSIQGVMAGAPWVTSAGSGKVGWAARRDYAEAAASVLSGTGHENTIYELSGQLLTQEELAAVVGEVLGKEVPVQQVDDATYADIMKQAGVPDFVIPMLVSIQQGIREGALEVESNDFYKLLGRETTPIRQVIRQMIDDTSK; the protein is encoded by the coding sequence ATGAAAATGTTGGTGACAGGCGCTACGGGCAAACTGGGCAGCATGGTTGTCGAGACGTTGCTGAAGACTGTACCTGCGACGGAATTGGCCGTCAGTGTTCGAGATGTAAAGAAGGCGGAAAGTTTGCGAGCCCGGGGTGTGGAGGTTCGGCATGGGGATTTCGATCACCCTGAAACCCTCATTTCTGCTTTTGCTGGTGTTGATAGATTATTAATCATCTCTGCGGATGGGGATAACGAGACCCGAATTCGCCAGCACACGGATGCGGTCGCTGCGGCGGCGGAGGCGAAAGTCGGATTTATCGCTTATACCAGTTTGGTGAATGCTCAGGAGAGCAAAATGTTCTTGTCTCCGCCGCACCGTGCTACAGAAGAGGCCATCTTGAAGACAGGTATCCCGTATTCCTTCCTAAGAAATAACTGGTATGTAGAAAATGAACTTTCCAGTATTCAAGGTGTTATGGCAGGTGCGCCGTGGGTGACTTCAGCGGGTTCTGGAAAAGTAGGGTGGGCCGCAAGACGGGACTATGCGGAAGCAGCAGCATCTGTATTGTCTGGGACTGGGCATGAAAATACGATTTACGAACTTTCTGGTCAGCTTCTCACGCAGGAGGAACTGGCAGCTGTGGTCGGTGAGGTATTAGGCAAAGAGGTGCCTGTGCAGCAGGTCGATGACGCGACGTATGCAGATATCATGAAGCAAGCCGGCGTGCCGGATTTTGTCATTCCTATGCTTGTAAGTATCCAACAGGGGATTCGAGAAGGCGCGTTGGAAGTCGAAAGTAACGATTTTTACAAGCTGCTTGGGCGTGAAACGACGCCGATTCGTCAAGTCATTCGCCAAATGATAGACGATACCTCCAAATAA
- a CDS encoding nuclear transport factor 2 family protein: MNPSSIKPPFTAETAQAKVKAAENAWNTRNPETVALAYTEDSEWRNRSEFFKGRDAIRAFLDRKWARELDYHLMKELWSYTDNRISVRFEYEWRDAQTGQWMRTHGNEHWEFNEDGLMRRRDMSANDYPIDESERRYV, from the coding sequence ATGAACCCGTCAAGCATCAAACCCCCATTTACCGCAGAAACGGCACAAGCTAAAGTAAAAGCTGCTGAAAATGCATGGAATACGCGGAACCCCGAAACGGTCGCACTCGCTTATACAGAGGACTCAGAGTGGCGGAATCGCTCGGAGTTTTTTAAGGGGCGAGATGCTATCAGAGCGTTTTTGGATCGCAAATGGGCGCGAGAATTGGACTACCATTTGATGAAAGAATTGTGGTCTTATACGGATAATCGTATCTCTGTACGCTTCGAATACGAATGGCGGGATGCACAGACTGGGCAGTGGATGCGGACGCATGGAAATGAACATTGGGAGTTTAATGAGGATGGACTGATGCGACGCAGGGACATGAGTGCCAATGATTACCCCATTGATGAGTCAGAACGGCGCTACGTCTAA
- a CDS encoding RrF2 family transcriptional regulator has translation MAASGWFSMSVHALALLAQNRDGYSSSFIASSVNTHAVFLRRVLKRLVEVGFIETREGRDGGYRLTKPPEDIRLSEVYKALEMDRALAPSPATPNPMCPVGSGMPTVFDAIALEVEQAILETLRRYTVADVAEGAVSAGILSK, from the coding sequence GTGGCGGCGAGTGGTTGGTTTTCCATGTCGGTTCATGCATTGGCCCTGCTTGCTCAAAATCGGGATGGTTATTCGAGCAGTTTTATTGCATCCAGTGTGAATACCCATGCTGTTTTCCTCCGACGTGTTTTGAAACGCCTGGTAGAAGTAGGTTTCATTGAAACTCGGGAGGGGCGTGATGGGGGATATCGGCTGACAAAACCGCCTGAAGACATTCGACTGTCGGAAGTTTACAAAGCCCTGGAAATGGATAGGGCGTTGGCACCTAGTCCGGCAACACCCAATCCCATGTGTCCTGTGGGTTCGGGGATGCCAACCGTATTTGATGCGATTGCGCTAGAAGTCGAGCAGGCCATCCTTGAAACGTTGCGCCGCTACACGGTTGCGGATGTTGCAGAGGGTGCTGTTTCTGCAGGCATTCTGTCCAAGTAA
- a CDS encoding aldo/keto reductase, which produces MERSIPEITLHDGVTLPVVGLGTAKLRGNAGVNAIVSAIDAGYRLLDSAYNYENEGTVGEAVRRSSVPREELRITSKLPGRYHTYDQAVVAIQESLYRANLDYYDLYLIHWPNPKQNQYVEAWQALIDAKKWGFIRSIGVSNFLPEHIERLEKETGVRPTVNQIELHPFFNQEAQRKWHEAHDIKTQSWSPLARANDVLENETLQKIARKHDKTVSQVILRWHYQLGAISIPRSSYPGRQLENISIFDFSLDDADMNVISGLSRPDGRLRNQDPAVYEEF; this is translated from the coding sequence ATGGAAAGATCCATTCCAGAAATCACGCTTCATGATGGGGTTACGTTACCGGTCGTCGGCTTAGGTACCGCTAAGTTGCGGGGCAATGCGGGTGTCAACGCGATAGTCAGTGCAATTGATGCAGGATACCGACTGCTCGATTCCGCGTACAATTATGAAAATGAAGGGACAGTAGGTGAAGCGGTCAGGCGCAGCTCGGTTCCACGAGAAGAATTGAGAATTACATCGAAGTTGCCTGGACGCTATCACACGTATGACCAAGCTGTGGTTGCAATTCAAGAATCGTTGTATCGTGCGAATTTAGATTATTATGATTTGTATCTGATCCATTGGCCAAATCCGAAGCAGAATCAATATGTCGAGGCATGGCAAGCGCTCATTGATGCGAAAAAATGGGGATTTATTCGCTCCATTGGCGTCTCAAATTTTTTGCCTGAACATATAGAGCGACTGGAGAAGGAAACAGGTGTCAGGCCGACGGTAAATCAGATAGAATTGCATCCATTCTTCAACCAGGAAGCACAAAGAAAGTGGCATGAAGCACACGATATCAAGACGCAATCTTGGAGCCCATTGGCCAGGGCAAATGACGTTCTTGAAAACGAAACTCTACAAAAAATCGCTCGCAAGCACGATAAAACGGTTTCCCAAGTGATTTTGCGTTGGCATTATCAACTTGGAGCCATCTCAATTCCGAGGTCCTCTTACCCTGGGCGGCAGCTTGAAAACATATCAATATTCGATTTTTCGCTGGACGATGCGGACATGAACGTGATTTCTGGGTTATCGAGACCTGATGGCAGGTTGAGAAATCAAGATCCGGCTGTCTATGAGGAATTCTAG
- a CDS encoding CGNR zinc finger domain-containing protein codes for MGQLESFPLISGHLSLDLVNTELVRRGTKHDLLVNVADLDRWIEEMKQSGSLHPLSVPSTYDTPEVLRNLRELRASLRNAFLRITEGISPESDFVHTMERLVASAPLSYQLNEDNLVAIPVGTPDAAIASLVALDVLQLLASGALLTLRRCANPDCVLLFLDASGKRKWCSMKICGNRAKVARHEHKRKKSPNQNMDIDA; via the coding sequence ATGGGACAGCTCGAAAGTTTCCCGCTGATTTCGGGACACCTTAGCTTAGACCTTGTGAATACAGAACTTGTCCGACGAGGTACAAAACATGATTTATTGGTCAATGTAGCGGATCTCGATCGATGGATTGAAGAAATGAAACAATCGGGGAGCTTACATCCGTTATCCGTGCCAAGCACATATGATACACCAGAAGTTCTGCGAAACCTGCGTGAATTGCGGGCTTCCTTGCGAAACGCGTTCCTCCGTATCACAGAGGGGATTTCACCGGAATCCGATTTTGTCCATACGATGGAGAGACTCGTAGCAAGCGCACCGCTTTCGTATCAACTCAACGAAGATAACTTAGTAGCAATTCCTGTGGGGACTCCTGATGCCGCCATCGCGTCGCTGGTCGCACTTGACGTTCTGCAGTTACTCGCCTCAGGCGCACTTCTAACACTCCGTCGATGCGCAAATCCAGATTGCGTGTTGTTGTTCCTCGATGCAAGTGGAAAAAGGAAATGGTGCTCGATGAAAATCTGTGGCAACCGGGCAAAAGTGGCGCGTCACGAACACAAGCGCAAGAAATCACCCAATCAGAATATGGATATTGACGCATAA